The Enterobacter asburiae genomic sequence AGCCCCTCGTTCGAGGGGCTTTTTTTCGCCGGGTGGCGGCTGCGCCTTACCCGGCATACAAAACCGTTGGCATTGTTAAATCGCAGCGTCGTCTTCTTCGCCGGTACGGATACGGATCACGCGCGCCACGTCAAAGACGAAGATTTTACCGTCGCCGATTTTGCCCGTCTGCGCCGTGCGGATAATGGTATCCACGCAGGTATCGACGATATCGTCGCTGACCACGATTTCAATTTTTACTTTCGGCAGAAAGTCGACCATGTACTCTGCGCCACGGTAAAGCTCGGTGTGGCC encodes the following:
- the glnB gene encoding nitrogen regulatory protein P-II, whose product is MKKIDAIIKPFKLDDVREALAEVGITGMTVTEVKGFGRQKGHTELYRGAEYMVDFLPKVKIEIVVSDDIVDTCVDTIIRTAQTGKIGDGKIFVFDVARVIRIRTGEEDDAAI